In the Natronobacterium texcoconense genome, one interval contains:
- a CDS encoding MEDS domain-containing protein: MSQPRETVETNVLGLESGLEALQESPAFSGPVESLEEHESHDHLASIYNSQAEQFATAIPYIEHGLERGERCVYIADENDTEEILDALREQGVDVETALESGALVMYTAQESYLRNGAFDPDEMIAFISETIEEGADAYEGVRIIGEMTWVFGDDPPLEKLVEYEGKLNEVLPDANGIALCQYNRERFPPEIIRDIIKTHPHLVYENTVCQNFYYTPPEEFFGPDQPEREIDRMMGTLLDRTEARAELEHQRQHLQRQNEIAGDPVRSFEEKLDDLFELGCERFDLELGGLARVDPSTDSFEVEAVHGNHEQLRPGAQAPLSETYCRSTVDGDGIANVVDPVHCGFGNTLAYEEFGVQTYLGTRIELENAPDRTFFFVSTESRDQEFSDAERTFHHLMSQWVTYELERKQRERALEESNERLEQFAYAASHDLQEPLRMVTSYLRLLESRYGDQLDGDAEEFLGFAVDGAERMREMIDGLLEYSRVETGGDPFEPVALDGVLEEVLEDLQFQLEENDAEVTTAELPRVEGDASQLRQVFQNLLSNAITYSGDEPPEVDVTVTRRGREWVLSVRDSGIGIDPEDQERIFTVFDRLHSQEEYDGAGIGLALCERIVERHGGDIWVTSEPGEGSTFSFTLPVADEP, from the coding sequence ATGAGTCAACCCAGAGAAACCGTCGAAACCAACGTCCTTGGCCTCGAGAGCGGCCTCGAGGCGCTTCAGGAGAGCCCGGCGTTTTCGGGCCCCGTAGAATCGCTCGAGGAGCACGAGTCACACGACCATCTCGCGTCGATCTACAACTCGCAGGCCGAGCAGTTCGCGACGGCGATCCCGTACATCGAACACGGTCTCGAGCGGGGGGAGCGGTGTGTGTACATCGCGGACGAGAACGATACCGAGGAGATTCTCGACGCGCTTCGCGAGCAAGGCGTCGACGTCGAGACGGCGCTCGAGTCGGGTGCGCTCGTGATGTACACGGCACAGGAGTCGTATCTCAGGAACGGGGCGTTCGATCCGGACGAGATGATCGCGTTCATCTCGGAGACGATCGAGGAAGGGGCTGACGCGTACGAGGGGGTCAGGATCATTGGTGAGATGACCTGGGTGTTCGGCGACGATCCGCCGCTCGAGAAACTCGTCGAGTACGAGGGGAAACTCAACGAGGTGTTGCCGGACGCGAACGGGATCGCGCTCTGTCAGTACAATCGCGAGCGGTTCCCGCCGGAGATTATCCGCGATATCATCAAGACGCATCCGCATCTGGTCTACGAGAACACTGTCTGCCAGAACTTCTACTACACGCCGCCCGAGGAGTTCTTCGGGCCCGATCAGCCGGAACGCGAGATCGATCGGATGATGGGGACGCTGCTCGATCGGACGGAAGCGCGTGCCGAACTCGAGCACCAGCGCCAGCACCTCCAGCGGCAAAACGAGATTGCCGGCGATCCTGTCCGTTCGTTCGAAGAGAAACTGGACGACCTCTTCGAACTCGGGTGTGAGCGGTTCGACCTCGAGTTGGGTGGACTGGCGAGGGTTGATCCGTCGACCGACTCGTTCGAAGTCGAGGCCGTCCACGGCAACCACGAACAGCTCAGGCCTGGAGCGCAAGCCCCGCTTTCGGAGACGTACTGTCGGTCGACGGTCGACGGCGATGGGATAGCCAACGTCGTCGATCCGGTACACTGTGGATTCGGGAACACGCTCGCCTACGAGGAGTTCGGCGTGCAGACGTATCTCGGGACGCGTATCGAACTCGAGAACGCACCGGATCGAACGTTTTTCTTCGTGTCGACGGAATCTCGTGATCAGGAGTTCTCCGACGCGGAACGAACCTTCCACCACCTGATGAGCCAGTGGGTGACGTACGAACTCGAGCGAAAACAGCGCGAGCGAGCCCTCGAGGAGTCGAACGAACGGCTCGAGCAGTTCGCCTACGCCGCTTCCCACGACCTCCAGGAGCCGTTGCGGATGGTGACGAGCTATCTCCGGCTTCTCGAGAGTCGGTACGGCGACCAGCTCGACGGGGACGCCGAGGAGTTTCTCGGGTTCGCGGTCGACGGTGCCGAACGAATGCGGGAGATGATCGATGGGCTGCTCGAGTACTCGCGGGTGGAGACGGGAGGTGATCCGTTCGAACCGGTCGCACTCGACGGCGTCCTCGAGGAGGTGCTCGAGGACCTGCAGTTCCAGCTCGAAGAGAACGACGCCGAGGTTACGACCGCAGAACTGCCCCGGGTCGAGGGAGACGCCAGCCAGTTACGGCAGGTCTTCCAGAACCTGCTCAGTAACGCGATCACCTACAGTGGCGACGAACCACCCGAGGTCGACGTCACGGTGACGCGTCGCGGCAGGGAGTGGGTGCTCTCGGTTCGCGACTCCGGGATCGGGATCGATCCGGAGGATCAAGAGCGTATATTCACCGTCTTCGACCGCCTGCACAGCCAGGAGGAGTACGACGGCGCTGGAATCGGGCTCGCTCTCTGCGAGCGGATCGTCGAACGGCACGGTGGCGATATCTGGGTGACCAGCGAACCCGGCGAAGGGTCGACGTTCTCGTTTACGCTTCCCGTCGCCGACGAGCCGTAG